A stretch of DNA from Carassius carassius chromosome 22, fCarCar2.1, whole genome shotgun sequence:
GACTAATGTACATCAAAAAGTGATTTGGTCACATCCTATAGGAGAAAAACCTCCTCACTGCCACACGTCCCACAGTTTAATTAATCTgtgcaataacaaaaaaaaaaatattcatttgcaCTTTTCacacgtaaaaaaataaatacgagCTCACATTGTgtcaatcacatttacacactgcCTCTGAAACTTTGtcccatcatatatatatatatatatatatatatatatatatatatatataaagattttctGCATTTTTCCCATTTTGAGAGGTGTTCTGATTATTTTGAGTCACCATACAAGCGAAGTGATAAAGTGATGGAACTCTCCTTGGATTGGATGATGGATCCAATattccctctttctttttctctttttaagaagAAAGGACAACAAAATCATCCAATTCCATTTTGTATTTGTTCAGTGTGCAAGGTTTCTAAGAGATTCATCCAAAAAGGCCACAATATTTAAAAGAGTACTAGCACTAATGCTCAAGCAAAACCCCTTTGGTACTAGTGCATGAACAACACATTCACAGGACAAAATCAAAAAACATGTACATTTGTACCATACTATAACACAACAATATGCTGCTGTCTGTAGAAGGGAGTAAagttataacaagaaaacaaagGTGCAAAAAAATAGTGTTTCCATTATCAACCTAGGGGGGAAATACAGTATTTAAACTAGGATTTACTAGAATAATGAATATTAGGATATTTGGTGCCGTTACTAAATGCTTTGgggtcagtttttattttatttttaaagaaatgaatacttttatttatgccAGGATTATTATGATCAGAACTGagaataaagacatttacaaggttaaatgctgttcatttgaacttgaatttccacaaaaaaaatattaaatgaaatgttcctTGCGACTGGAGTAAGGGCTGCTGAAagctttaaaatatatgaaaaaaaaaatcagttattttaaataagtcataatatttcacaacattaatgttttactgtattcaaGTTATAAAAAGCAGCTTTGAATGAACAtgagagacttcttaaaaaattaATCGGGGTTTCCACTCCTTTTACCACTTAATTCCCACGATTTTTCTAAGCGGTTGTGATTACTGGATAAGGAACTGGCaattcaaaatcaacaaaatatttTAGAGATGAACACAAATTTAAATTCACTCTATAAACTTCACAAAcctatattattttgtattaattccatgacttttccaggcCTCCTGATATTTACAGCTCTGTTTAATGTACTGTGTTGATAATGAATTCAATGTTTGGAAACATGAAAACACACTGATAACTGGTTTGAGCATACTTTGGTTTAAGCATATGCACTGGTTTCTATTGGCTCTACAGAAAGCAAATGATAGTTGCACAACAGTGATGTTTGGCCGAGCgatgctatgcagttgctaagcgTTCTGGACCATCAGAAGTCACCCAAAGTGTCAGAACAGACAGTAAGCCCTTTCAGAAGATGTCCACACAAGACATGAAAACCTCTGGCCATGACAGCACATATTACTATTGCACGAAGCGAAGTCACCTGGTTAGATTTAAGGTTTTTATGATTTTCATTTGCAAAAGATCATCTAAGCGCAATATTTTCATTAAACCAGTTGCCTCCAGACAAGAAGCGTGTATTATGCATGtgcattagggctgcacgatattgggaaaaaattacattgcgatattttatttttctgcgatatattgcgatatgaaatctaatctaattttttcttacaaacaaaaatggggtaagcacacttacattctcattttaaatgatttaaacatcgacaccatcgtgtcaattgattaatatgcgtgagggagagagagaaagtcagcactcgtgttgtttgaagacggtgagcgtgcggcctctccctctctctctctgccctgttaaactgacaggacttaaaaacacatgcaaatgataaactttcactctatgatggttaagctgtgcaattaatccacgaatcacattcgtcaatggctggggagcagctggcccgtacagttaatgaataacggatcagctacgacagcctacatcgcacatcctgcgatgtgactatcgtggattcgtacattgtgatatcgatgcttaaacgacacatcgtgcagccctaatgtgtACCATTTAACATTCTGCGTTCATTCCAATCCATGAAGCCTGTTATGATGAATACATAAGATGTGCATAGTGTAACTTTTGCACAAGTATAAATTTTGATGGCTAGAACTGCAGGCTATGAGATGGGTGCTGTGACTGTGAACATCATTAAATGTCCTGAAGTCACACAGCAGTACGGTTTTAATGCATTACAGCTACAGAAACTATCACTGCGTATGTCTTACAGATGAAAGATTAGAAAAGCAAAGCTCACAGGATATTTACACTGTGACTTTGAGTAGATCCAGACCCCAGGTCGGAGACGGACTTTTATTTACTCATGGAGTTGTATTTACCCATGTGCTGATCTGTGGCACTATTTAACAGTCCAAACAAACAGCCAAGTGAAATACATCCCTGAACTATAAACATTACACTAAACACCAAGCAATTCTGTGTATGAGCCTCGGCACATTCATTCTTTTTACTGCTGGTGTGCATTAAAAATCATTTAGTCAAACATTCAAACAGATCTGAACGTTTACATTTAATCTACAAATATAAATAGATACTTTAGTAACAAATTTACCCTATTTATTCAGTAGATCACTATGCTGACGATTACGAAGTTATTCCAAACAggtttgtttaaaattttaatcTGCAAACCAATGACATAGAGTTAAAGCACCGACTGTTATTATAAATTTCCACATCTAACAACTATATTGCCATattttgtatttcataacaccTCATAATCACCTCATATTTCATAAGACCTGATTAAAACGTTACAAGCAAGTATAAAAGTAAGAAAAAATATTCCCATCCTCTTCATTtacatcataaataaataaaataagtctgACAGATGTGACGTTAGCTAAAATGCAAGACTCAATCTACAAGTTAACGTTACCAGTAtttaattcaacttttttttacagacaAACTAACAACACATGACAATGCACAGCCTTTTGCCAAATATGACATgtgataaatataataattacacaTGTGCATTTATAAAGTTTGTAACCAAAACAAAGACATTAGCGACTCGGCTAACGCTAAATGCTATTAGCGCtatatgtaaaaatacaaaataactgtGCTTTACTGATAGAAATGAGACAGAAATTGATGTTTATGGAGGAAAATATTGTTATGTTTGTGCTTAATTCAAGCTGTTAACTGACTTCTCACTGACCTGCAGCTCTTAGCGGAGGCCTTCCAGACAGCTGCTCAAACTGATTGAGTCTGTCCGGGCTATGAGCTCCTTCTGCGGCAGACATCGCTCCGGGAATCACGCTGAAATCATCCACCTACAGTCACGCATTCGCAGACGACGGGGCTTCCTTCAGCAGACAGAGGCGAACCGCAGAGCAGAACTCAGCCCATCCTTCCCTCGAAGAGACGTTTGAACGAAATAGATGGACCTGACCGGTTAGGATCTCCTTTGCAATGAACGTGAAGGTAGAAACGCTGGTGAAAACCAAgatggccacacacacacacacacacacacacacacacaaaaaccacaAGCCATGAATATAATCAGATGGTTTTATGCCTTTCACAATAAAAGTCTTCATCGTAAACGTCAAACTTTACAATCAAATCAGCTGATTTGACTTAAATACTTCAAGCTGACCCAAAACgtccaatacaaataaataaataattgttgtaGCTTGTCGCATAAATTATATTTCACGTTTTTCGATATTTtgtgtaaagaaataaaaaacatcagATTGTAATCCTAAATGCCGTGTCATGCATTAATTTCAAAATTAATGGGGTATTTATTATTCACCAAATTAGAAAAATAGACACTGTTtatctaaaaaaacaaatactgaaaaaTAGTCTCACATTTATCTAAGCAATACTGTGGCCAGTGACTGTTAAGACTGAAGAACTAGACTGACTAACTATTAGTTAGCTAAGAGATAATCAGTCTCACTTTTCTGATTAAAAATTGGGCCAATCCACAATAAACAAGAATTTGCATGAGACTCACGTTTATCTAAGCAATACTGGTGCTTTATCTTTCCTATATTcattaaggctgatgatacacttGGCAATTTTTTGAGCAGTGTTTGAGCTCTTTCTCATTGAGAATGGGTACCAAATGTCTATTGCCTGTTGATGGCAACATTGCCCAAAATgttgccctgtgtatcatcagccaaAGACTTATTGTTTACTAGTTAAGTCTCAAGTGAACTGttcaagacattttatttttcgACTTCATCTCTTTTAATATTTAGAGAAGTTTCATTTCAAGTCTTCACACTTCTACTTCAAAATCAATCGTGTCAAACAACAATATGAGACATGTCTTAGTGtggttatttttgttctcagCTCAACTCAAGAGCAGCAGCTTGTATCTCAGCTATAAGTACCTACTACCTAACAACAACTAAACAACAACTAACTACTAAAACAAATGTTATCCTTTACTGCTCAAACTACCTGTTTGTATCAAATGGATGTAACTACCACACAGTCTATGGTAACTTAACTATATAATGTAGCCTCACAATAAACAATTCATAATTCATGTTGTTAAACcatatagttttgtatttgtcTCTGATTAACATTACTAAGATGTTAACGAGAGGAACAGTATTTAGACGAAAACAAAACAAGGTCATGGCAGTATGGCGTATACAAATACTGAAGAAGAAAATGTTACTACAATTCAGATATCAGAATTTTAGTGTTAGCAATCACTGTCATCAAAATAAGAAATTTTGAAAAATGACAGAAAGCTTCTTAAACGTTTACCACTGTACATTTTTGTAATGGAGGGGGCGGAACTGTGTAAAAATGTTGACAATTCATATGCAGCGGGGGAGGGTTTAGAGACAGACACCGAACATGGCGGCGCCCGGCGGCTGGTTAAATCGCTCAGAAAACGGCGAGAAACAAAGCAAAAGTCCACTCGTGTCTCCCCTCAAAGTGCGAGAACTTCTCAACGAAGGGGTTGCTTTGGAAGACAACGTGTTAAATTGGTAAGAGTTtctctgtaatttaaaaaaaaatgttgcgaAAGGGTAAGAATGAGCGCGAAGACATCAGGGCAGGAACGATGAACAATACAGCGAaccgatctttttttttttttttagaaaatcctTGTGGAAAACGGAACCTAACATGGTTGTTGTATTTTGGAACATGGGGGTGatccaaaataaacattaacttacTAAACCGCTAGTAAGTCTTGGGAAATCCACCAGCTAAAGAAGACCACCAGTTAATTAGACTTTAGACTAGAAACAAACCACGTTAACAATCTTCCTGTCAACATGTAGCTGGTTTCTAGCTGATGCACACTGGTATACCCTCTTTGACTAGCAACAAACCAGCTACAAGCTCGTCAAGCTGACTTTTGAAGCATGGTAGTTGGAGCTGGTCTACCACCTTGTTCCCAATCAAtcttaaaatgtatatttctgcagattgattgattgtttttgGACCAATGcatgcattgcattttttttcatgtagGAATTAAATAAGTGCTTGCAATGCTGCAATGTAACTCGGGATCTATTTATGCCTGAGAAAATATGGATTACCGGGAACATTTGTACCATAGTTTATGCATAATACTAGGCTGATTCACTTTCTTCTCCATATCTCAGTTCACAGCAGGATCCAAACACACTGTCTCCAGATGGCCTTGGGAAAGCTCCTTGTGAGGCAGCAAACAAAGAAGCATTTTTCAACAGAGTGGAATCCTACTCAATATCCTTTTGAAGTGTCCCATGATGTCAGAAACCAGCAACCAGTTTGTGTTGCAAAATAATCTGCATTACTGGTATAGATTAATCAAACTCAGTAGTTGCACTCTTCAGTGATTTCTAGATGATGCATCACACATCTAGTCAATTATGATTCATCTTTGCCAGACAATCTGTGATGAATAAAAACATCCTTAAAATCTGACAGACTTAGTCACCATGAAATCAGAACTGACAGTTCTTCTTCTTTCTTGACGAAATGTTGCAGTGTGTATTATTCATGTCTTGCCCTATGTTTTTCACTTGTTAATAAGTcaaaatatggaagaaaagatGATAACTCATTTATTGCTTTTGCAAAATTCATCCTTGACATAAGCACTGTCTCAAATGGGCCGGAAAGCCCTGTGCGCTTTCGCCGCTGAGATGTGCACGGTACGGCTGGATCAATGTAGACTGTGACATGCTGAAGTGTTCTAATTGCCAGGCTTTCCTCTGTGCATCAATCCAAGCAACCTTGGACTTTCAgaaatgtaagtttttgactatatatatatatatatatataatgtattagtggtgggccgttatcggcgttaacctgctgcgttaacgggagactcttattaggcgataaaaaaaaaatatcgccgttaatctattctcaaagttgggttgggagctgggtctatactaagctaGCTATGAtaactttcaccttgatattttagcgtggatgtatacctaaccgaattgcactgtgggggcgagaacgagtcttcgaacctgtgcgtattaccacatcaaacgtgacgtgctaacatggatgcagctgaagccgccgggtttgcgtcagggaatttttttttttttaaagaaggtttccaatggaaacctcgacaagacgcacgcctgtttcacacatactccgtcggcagtgcgtatgcagtccgtgtgcattacgtatgtggtgcagaagcagcacggactcatacttttgtgctttcacacaggacgcgtttgcagtccgctactcggtacgtaaccgatcgctgcactgctgctgacgcaccgctcctggaacgcactgatggACCGCAACTGCGTgaatgctggaatccgttaacatgggtgcgtaaaaaaatacgcaacgcatacgcactgcagacggattatgtgtgaaacaggcgtaagcttgtttgcaccttgtgcaatgtggaattagtttacagctttctcaagcagtttgagatgcattttggaaacaggagatgagcccctggtctaatgcaccacctggcttgagaaacctgtTCTAAAAgatttacttttagtcattattttatttgggtagcacacatattctgaatgtctttggcagaattcaaatgagccattttaatcctAGATTAATTCTaatattacagtgagattaatctagattaaatataatatattcatatattatattcTACAATGAAGCCATATTTTGTATCCGCACACATCACttatttaacttttcttttttagatgaAGGACGGATTTCAGAGTTGCTTCAACAGCTTCAAACACAACATGAGAAATTCTGTTCCTGGCCGGATTTTCCATGTCCAGGTATCTTGAGAGGTCCACTAGTCTGTCTGAAATCTTAAGAAGACATTGCTAGTCAACAGTGTTGTTTTTTTCCAGATCGCTTCTGGATGGTTCCTGTTAATGAACCTACGCTATTACTCAGTGCCTTTCTAGACCGTTTCAAAAGTGCTTGCCTTCTAGAACAGCAGCTGCCTGCTATGAAACCAGAGCAACTTAAAGCCATGGtatgatattatatttttaaagggaAGTCCAAGAATGATTCTTCTATGCATTCATAATTggttttttatttctctctcagaCCTTGACTGAAGATGTAATAAGTGTTCTCCTACAGCTGATTGAAGATGAACAGGTGAAGCAGTGTGGTTCTCCTACCAAGGTCTCATCAGATCCACTCTCTGTACAGGTGGCAGCATGTATTGTAGCTCTTTATGGTTGGGCAGCCAGGTAAAAATCCAATCAGTGACCTTTAATGAAATCTTGGCAAATTTTCTGCTAAACTTTTATTTCACGCAACTCTTTGCCGTGTTTCTATTTAGCCCGTCACTCCAAGCTATGAATCTGCCTATCCTCACTTGTTCGTACTGCATGAGAAAGGTGGGAATGTGGAGCTTTTTTCAAATGGAGACCGTTTCAGAGATCGAAAATCCTCCACAGTCTCCAACATCTTCTACTGCATTGACTCCATCTCAAGGCACAAGTGGGGAAAAGGGGATGCCCACCTCACCATCCCAGTCCCCCACTCCATGTCGAATGAAGCTGCGTAGTCAAGACCCCACACGCTCCGAGCAGGTGGGTCATTTAAATTTTGAAGttacaatatacagtacagaccaaaagtttggaaacattactatttttaatgtttttgaaagaagtttcttctgctcatcaagcctgcatttatttgataaaaaatacagaaaaaactgtaatattgtgagatattattagatcttaaaataatagttttctatttgaatatactgaaaaaaataatttattcctgtgatgcaaagctgaattttcagcaccattactccagccttcagtgtcacatgtaacatccagtctatcacatgatcattgtaataataaaaactccataatcatcgggaagaaggaggcgggaaccggcggacaatcaaaattaaactttaataatcaacataaacacaaaacagcgcatcagcccctcacggacgactgatgcgcacaaataaaaagcaaacataaactaaagcccaggcctggtcttctctcgtccttcactgtcgtcgctccagttttatatccttccatctcctccatgggactcgagaccggtggttcgaacgggtgtagttcatctccaatcactcccccggcctcgctcgttcccacgtccctcggctccgccccactcgtcacatacccccatcgcccctcgcaggtcGGGGGTACCCTCAAGACTGTGCTCTACTCCCcgccccctccctccgggggggactgctcacggggacctgcgggaacctgggggtaggacagacgaggcgagagaaaaggagatggaaggagaagcgacagagacgagagaggggagagaggaaaaaaaaaaattccgattcccagatgcactgctgctcggccctccaccagctgggtgatctcctctgcggtgcctggcggtggcactggacggccctcggcggacggcacgacactcctccgacgcccggtggacggcgacggctcctccgattttgggcagccggcaggagtcccccgttccctgcccctccggatgccttcacggaggcagcaggctccggccccctggcaaacggcgccgactcctccgctccctcacagacggcagccgcccctccacatcacgggcggccggcagtgagctcgcccgtccccggcaactcactccagcccaccgcttcgagcgtccatggcggcacacttcctcgccagctcgatggcaccgcggattcaccacagcggcgagggatcttcagcagcgcatccctccttctccactgtaataataaaaactccataatcatcgggaaggaggaggcgggaaccggcagacaatcaaaatgaaactttaataatcaacataaacacaaaacagcgcatcagcccctcacggacgactgatgcacataaaaagcaaacataaactaaagcccaggcctggtcctctctcatccttcactgtcgtcgctccagttttatatccttccatctcctccgtgggactcgagaccggtggttcgaacaggtgtagttcatctccaatcactacACCggcctcgttcccacgtccctcggccccgccccactcgtcacaatcatttagaaatcattctaatattctgatttattatgagtgttggaaacagttctgctgtctaatatatttgatgaataaaaggttaaaaagaactgcatttattcaaaataaaaaaaaattctaataatatatattctaataatatattttctttactatcacttatcaatttaacacatccttgctgaataaaagtattgattttatttaaaaaaagaaagaaaaaaaatttactgaccccaaattactgaccagtagtgtatattattacaaagtatttatattttaaaaacatagctttttttttttttttttactttttattcatcaaagtatcctaaaaaagtatcacatgttctgaaaaaatataaaactgtttccaactttgataatgaatcatcatattagaatgatttctaaatgatcctaaaaattcagctttgcatcacagaaataaataatttaaagtataataaatttaaaaacaattattttaaattgtaataatatatcacaatattgcatttttttctttatttttgatcaaataaatgcaagcttgatgagcagaagaaacttctttcaaaaacattaaaaatagtaatgtttccaaacttttggtctgtactgtatgtatatagttaaatttgaaatagaaactttcCATGTAAACAAATATATTCCCATTAAATTCAGATGAGGTTCTTTAGTCATAACCATCTAAACTTTTTCAACATTGACTCCTACATATAGATGGAGAGTACACCATCCTCACAGGTCCTCCACACCAGAAACCGGGACTCCCCTATTCCACATGAGGAGTTTCCTAGCCCCCTGTCCAGGGGCAAGAGACCCATGACTCGCAGCAGGGGCCCAGGAGAAAACCTGGCTGTGGATGTGCCCTCTAGTCCTCAGCGAAAGACAAAACGCCCACGTCTCTCCTCTACCAGTGGCTCTGTAAGGATGAtccattataattgtttttaatataatatatatatatatatgtatatacatacaatctctcacacacacacacacacacacagacagggtctgttactattattactattactattattaaaaaatGATACCAGCATGTACATGGAGCGCATCAACAAGACCTTGTTGCCAGGAAAACTCAAGTTATGGTGCTTTCAGTTTGGCATACTCCCAAGACTCTTGTGGCCATTAACGGTGTATGAGATCCCCATCACCAAGGTTGAAAAGTTAGAACGGCTGATAAGCACACAGCTGAAACAGTGGCTCGGCATTCCACGTTGTTTAAGTTCCGTCGGACTTTATGGACATGGCAAGTTGGAGTTACCAATCACAGGGCTCGTGGAAGAGTTCAAATGCACCAAAGCAAGGCTCGTCATGACCCTAactgaatctgaggatgcaatcaTTCGAACAGCGCCCCCCCGGGTAGTAGCGGGAAGGAAGTGGATTCCATCAGAAGCTGTTCAGAGTGCAAAGTCTGCGCTTCACTTCAGAGATGTGGTTGGACAAGTTCAGCATGGGAGGGCAGGGTTCGGACTCATCCCAAAAACTCCTCTGTGGCATAAAGCAACATCAGTGCAGAAGAGACAGCTAGTGGTAGAAGAAGTCAGGAGAC
This window harbors:
- the LOC132098901 gene encoding zinc finger C3HC-type protein 1-like isoform X1 encodes the protein MAAPGGWLNRSENGEKQSKSPLVSPLKVRELLNEGVALEDNVLNCSQQDPNTLSPDGLGKAPCEAANKEAFFNRVESYSCLKWAGKPCALSPLRCARYGWINVDCDMLKCSNCQAFLCASIQATLDFQKYEGRISELLQQLQTQHEKFCSWPDFPCPDRFWMVPVNEPTLLLSAFLDRFKSACLLEQQLPAMKPEQLKAMTLTEDVISVLLQLIEDEQVKQCGSPTKVSSDPLSVQVAACIVALYGWAASPSLQAMNLPILTCSYCMRKVGMWSFFQMETVSEIENPPQSPTSSTALTPSQGTSGEKGMPTSPSQSPTPCRMKLRSQDPTRSEQMESTPSSQVLHTRNRDSPIPHEEFPSPLSRGKRPMTRSRGPGENLAVDVPSSPQRKTKRPRLSSTSGSEGPMHRNVFDPVAQHRDWCPWVSVEREAGNLEGSVCVGSEAELPQPGWKAVLTLFLSMKRSLSPVGASPAQGPHDKSKRVFSIFRQWQVSYPSQLGKGQ
- the LOC132098901 gene encoding zinc finger C3HC-type protein 1-like isoform X2, with protein sequence MAAPGGWLNRSENGEKQSKSPLVSPLKVRELLNEGVALEDNVLNCSQQDPNTLSPDGLGKAPCEAANKEAFFNRVESYSCLKWAGKPCALSPLRCARYGWINVDCDMLKCSNCQAFLCASIQATLDFQKYEGRISELLQQLQTQHEKFCSWPDFPCPDRFWMVPVNEPTLLLSAFLDRFKSACLLEQQLPAMKPEQLKAMTLTEDVISVLLQLIEDEQVKQCGSPTKVSSDPLSVQVAACIVALYGWAASPSLQAMNLPILTCSYCMRKVGMWSFFQMETVSEIENPPQSPTSSTALTPSQGTSGEKGMPTSPSQSPTPCRMKLRSQDPTRSEQMESTPSSQVLHTRNRDSPIPHEEFPSPLSRGKRPMTRSRGPGENLAVDVPSSPQRKTKRPRLSSTSGSEGPMHRNVFDPVAQHRDWCPWVSVEREAGNLEGSVCVGSEAELPQPGWKAVLTLFLSMKRSLSPVGASPAQGPHDKSKRVFSIFRQWQVSYPSQ